The proteins below are encoded in one region of Rhododendron vialii isolate Sample 1 chromosome 7a, ASM3025357v1:
- the LOC131332858 gene encoding uncharacterized protein LOC131332858 — translation MSITHSTWPVVLMPYNLPPWLCMKQPFFILALLIDGPHGPGNDIDVYLQPLIEELKELWTEGVLTFDASTQQMFRMRATILMGTINDFPALAMLSGWSTKGALACPSCNVETQSLWLKNFRKYCYMGHRRFLDQGHNFRKEAISFDGTIETRPRPLYFSGADIFKQVQFIQNNFGKGEERGRTAPKKRRVHANDGISANTMEQGVEHNWKKRSIFFDLEYWVDILIRHNIDLMHTEKNVLENILGTLLNILGKTKDNLKARQDLKVMRIRTALHPQQRPGGKVFLPPASFTMSKEQKHIFCKVLKNVKVPDGYSSNISRRVNLKDTTISGLKSHDCHILMQQLLPLAARRALPRHVCEAIIELSTFYRRLCSKVMDPNDFEDLKKQIALTLCRLEKIFPPSFFDIMEHLPIHLAEQASVAGPVYYRWMYPVERYLLTLKKYVRNMSHPEGSIAEGYLTEQCLTFCARYLHDVETKLSRPIRNYDGEHGGRGLGKGKLFELDNIAWVQAHRYVLANSDIVAPFREKHIQVLRNDSRRLSERDLMRKHNEQFPNWFRDHVQDLLRTKNANISNELSVLASAPDKWARRYTGYIINGFRFHTKEREERRKTQNSGVSLTAYTQSYASSRDKRPVTGEVIFYGVLRDIIELRYSNNFKFVLFKCDWVDNNVGMRQDEFKFTLVNFTHLLYRHNRTSDEPFILASLAQQVWYVQDPIDEDWHVVVKMTPRDSYDMNGKQSTEDEITCPQAEPYSGQQLDDATYTLDNDVNWVRTDVEGETVDDDIDGDDYDNVGVEDSDEDEVDYSDEEEVDYSEEEDCTDDDDDDDDDDDDFEENDEDGDHDKDD, via the exons ATGAGCATTACTCATAGCACCTGGCCAGTCGTGTTGATGCCGTATAACTTGCCTCCATGGTTGTGCATGAAACAACCATTTTTCATTCTAGCTTTGCTCATTGATGGTCCTCATGGTCCTGGAAATGATATTGATGTTTACTTGCAGCCTTTGATTGAGGAGTTAAAAGAGTTGTGGACTGAAGGTGTGCTTACTTTTGATGCATCAACCCAACAAATGTTTCGTATGCGAGCGACAATATTAATGGGAACTATAAATGATTTTCCAGCATTAGCGATGCTATCTGGTTGGAGCACAAAAGGAGCACTAGCTTGTCCTTCTTGCAATGTGGAAACCCAATCTCTATGGTTGAAGAACTTTAGGAAGTATTGCTATATGGGCCATAGACGCTTCTTGGATCAAGGACATAACTTTCGGAAAGAAGCCATATCTTTTGATGGAACTATTGAAACTAGACCAAGGCCACTTTACTTTTCAGGTGCTGATATTTTTAAACAAGTTCAATtcattcaaaataattttgggaAGGGTGAAGAAAGGGGGAGAACAGCACCTAAAAAGAGACGAGTACATGCTAATGATGGAATAAGTGCCAACACTATGGAGCAAGGAGTAGAACATAATTGGAAAAAGAGaagtatattttttgacttAGAGTATTGGGTGGATATTTTGATTCGCCACAATATTGACCTGATGCATACCGAGAAGAATGTCTTGGAAAATATACTTGGGACACTACTCAATATTTTGGGGAAAACAAAGGACAATCTAAAAGCTCGACAAGACCTAAAGGTCATGCGTATACGCACGGCACTCCATCCTCAACAACGGCCTGGTGGGAAAGTCTTTCTACCTCCTGCTTCTTTCACAATGAGTAAAGAacaaaaacatatattttgtaaagtgttgaaaaatgttaaaGTCCCTGACGGCTACTCCTCCAATATTTCACGCCGTGTAAACCTCAAAGACACAACTATTTCAGGGTTGAAGAGCCATGATTGTCATATTCTTATGCAACAACTATTGCCATTGGCTGCGAGGAGGGCATTGCCTAGACATGTTTGTGAAGCCATAATTGAGTTGAGCACTTTTTATAGACGGTTATGCTCCAAAGTAATGGATCCAAATGACTTTGAGGATCTTAAAAAGCAAATTGCATTGACTCTATGCCGTCTCGAAAAGATTTTTCcaccttctttttttgatataaTGGAGCATTTACCCATTCATTTAGCGGAACAAGCAAGTGTCGCTGGACCAGTATATTATCGATGGATGTACCCCGTTGAGAG GTATTTGCTTACACTCAAGAAGTACGTGCGTAATATGAGCCATCCAGAGGGATCCATTGCAGAAGGTTATTTGACAGAACAATGCTTGACATTTTGCGCACGGTACTTGCATGATGTTGAGACAAAGTTAAGTCGACCAATACGAAACTACGATGGTGAGCATGGAGGTCGTGGTTTAGGGAAAGGAAAATTGTTTGAGCTTGATAACATTGCTTGGGTGCAGGCACATAGATATGTCCTAGCCAATTCTGATATCGTAGCCCCATTCCGAGA GAAACACATTCAAGTTCTTAGAAATGATAGTCGCCGGTTAAGTGAGCGTGATCTTATGAGGAAGCACAATGAACAATTTCCTAATTGGTTTAGAGATCAC GTTCAAGACTTGCTGCGAACAAAAAATGCGAACATATCCAACGAACTGAGTGTGTTAGCTTCAGCACCAGACAAATGGGCTAGAAGGTATACTGGGTACATTATAAACGGGTTTCGATTTCACACCAAGGAGCGTGAGGAGAGGAGGAAAACTCAAAACAGTGGAGTATCGTTGACCGCATACACACAAAGTTATGCAAGCTCAAGAGATAAACGCCCAGTTACAGGAGAGGTCATTTTCTATGGAGTTTTAAGGGATATCATTGAATTGAGATATTCTAATAACTTTAAGTTTGTGCTATTCAAATGCGATTGGGTGGATAATAACGTAGGAATGAGGCAAGATGAGTTCAAGTTCACACTTGTAAATTTTACGCATCTTTTGTATAGACACAATCGCACATCAGATGAACCATTCATCCTTGCATCTCTGGCGCAACAGGTTTGGTATGTTCAAGACCCCATTGACGAAGATTGGCATGTCGTTGTTAAGATGACCCCTAGAGACTCATACGACATGAATGGAAAACAATCTACAGAAGATGAAATAACTTGTCCCCAAGCTGAGCCTTATAGTGGTCAACAGTTAGATGATGCTACATATACTCTTGATAATGATGTTAACTGGGTTAGAACAGATGTGGAAGGAGAAACAGTTGATGACGACATAGATGGTGACGATTATGATAATGTTGGTGTAGAAGATAGTGATGAGGATGAGGTTGATTATAGTGATGAGGAGGAGGTTGATTATAGTGAGGAGGAGGATTgtactgatgatgatgatgatgatgatgatgatgatgatgattttgaGGAAAATGATGAAGATGGAGATCATGACAAGGATGATTGA
- the LOC131332857 gene encoding uncharacterized protein LOC131332857, which yields MAKDGKIIFKPGELAQETRNYLEKRNKLIQENYAKIEALGCKQLANPFLKKSTTAGKRRNKMDCAVNGDDDWQPRDGEDGSSSCSEDDECSLEDEECSGARLSKVATTRKRVQLSAGPMSAILQPLRTINQDQHENQQVQSQVQAKRVRCQAAPMSAILQPLPTISQDHHENQSVQLQAQPQVQAKQVRCRAVPMSTILQPLPTISQDQHGNEPPPNYHDFQSPSDEGHINERAMELESHQHSMSSHTTPNLHSLEQSNEGLRTSVALAVTCIYLFMFIIPYYSLLDPNSQQQRPRGRGFARPYVGWGTGGKLEVKLNKDNQPIGNTAGPLQSQLGILARNATLAPLTFTDWRAPELYPYKERIWAEVKENTTAPDAYKHNCLMSVGKKWKDWKDELKRTTYKLYDNDEDRLANCPNRVDPDQWRVLVQFWGTKTAKRRSKTNLKSRHEQKMGHTSGRKGHCRVRDELTQIKDGVVVEPDRIQVFIKTHTKKDGQPVDEASALVIRRLNEGASQIPESSESPALREELFTNVLKPDRNGRVRTYGLGPCPSQVFGTRYTRSQEQRVKDQLRAELHAELGAELRAELRAELRQEVLRDVNDEITQLKNQYATVAAYMKSAGHPLPPPNGAGNGDGDRTPSLMEHNGQVDRT from the exons ATGGCCAAGGACggcaaaataattttcaagCCTGGGGAATTAGCCCAAGAGACGAGAAACTActtggaaaaaagaaataagttAATTCAAGAGAACTATGCAAAGATCGAAGCTCTGGGGTGTAAGCAATTGGCAAatccatttttaaagaaaagtacaactgctggaaagagaagaaacaagATGGATTGTGCTGTTAATGGTGACGATGATTGGCAACCAAGAGACGGTGAGGATGGGAGTAGTTCTTGCTCCGAAGATGATGAATGTTCCTTGGAAGATGAAGAATGTTCTGGGGCTCGATTGAGTAAG GTGGCTACTACAAGAAAGCGTGTACAATTGTCAGCTGGACCAATGAGTGCTATATTGCAGCCTTTGCGTACCATTAATCAAGACCAACATGAAAATCAGCAAGTACAGTCGCAGGTGCAAGCAAAGCGAGTGCGATGTCAAGCTGCACCCATGAGTGCTATATTGCAGCCTTTGCCTACCATTAGTCAAGACCATCATGAAAATCAGTCGGTACAATTGCAGGCGCAGCCGCAAGTGCAAGCAAAGCAAGTACGATGTCGGGCTGTACCTATGAGTACTATATTGCAGCCTTTGCCTACCATTAGTCAAGACCAGCATGGAAATGAACCACCACCAAACTATCATGACTTCCAATCCCCATCTGATGAAG GTCACATAAATGAGAGAGCCATGGAGCTAGAATCACATCAACATTCTATGAGCAGTCACACTACTCCAAACTTGCACTCGCTAGAACAAAGCAATGAAGGGTTAAGAACTTCAGTTGCTCTAGCAG TTACTTGCATTTACTTGTTTATGTTCATTATTCCATATTATTCTTTACTAGATCccaactcgcaacaacagagACCCAGGGGGAGAGGCTTTGCTCGTCCGTATGTTGGGTGGGGTACAGGAGGGAAGTTAGAAGttaaattgaataaagacaatcAACCAATAGGTAACACGGCAGGTCCCTTACAAAGTCAACTTGGCATCTTAGCAAGAAACGCAACTTTGGCACCCTTAACTTTTACTGATTGGAGGGCTCCGGAGCTATATCCATACAAGGAGCGCATATGGGCAGAGGTTAAG GAAAATACAACCGCACCAGATGCTTATAAGCATAATTGTCTGATGTCCGTTGGAAAGAAATGGAAGGATTGGAAAGATGAGCTTAAAAGAACTACTTATAAATTATATGATAATGATGAAGACCGTTTGGCGAATTGTCCGAATAGGGTCGATCCTGATCAATGGAGAGTTCTTGTGCAATTTTGGGGTACTAAAACAGCCAAG AGACGTAGTAAAACCAACCTTAAAAGCAGACACGAACAGAAAATGGGACACACAAGTGGGAGGAAAGGCCATTGTCGTGTAAGGGATGAG TTGACACAGATTAAGGATGGAGTAGTAGTAGAGCCCGATCGTATACAGGTATTCATTAAGACTCATACGAAGAAAGATGGACAACCAGTTGATGAAGCATCAGCTTTGGTCATA CGTCGTCTAAATGAGGGAGCCTCTCAGATTCCTGAGTCTTCAGAGTCACCTGCTTTACGGGAGGAGTTATTCACTAACGTACTAAAACCAGATAGGAATGGACGTGTGCGTACCTATGGCCTGGGTCCTTGTCCGAGTCAAGTGTTTGGGACCAGATATACCCGATCTCAGGAGCAGCGTGTCAAGGATCAGTTGCGTGCGGAGTTGCATGCTGAGTTAGGGGCAGAGTTGCGTGCAGAGTTGCGTGCAGAGTTGCGACAAGAGGTGCTAAGAGACGTAAATGATGAAATCACTCAATTGAAGAACCAATATGCAACCGTGGCAGCTTATATGAAAAGTGCAGGACATCCTTTGCCTCCACCAAATGGAGCTGGAAATGGAGATGGAGATCGCACACCGTCACTAATGGAGCACAATGGACAG GTTGATAGGACATAG